The following coding sequences lie in one Euhalothece natronophila Z-M001 genomic window:
- a CDS encoding ferredoxin:protochlorophyllide reductase (ATP-dependent) subunit N produces the protein MSEEQTALNFECETGNYHTFCPISCVAWLYQKIEDSFFLVIGTKTCGYFLQNSMGVMIFAEPRYAMAELEEGDVSAKLSDYDELKRLCLQIKRDRNPSVIVWIGTCTTEIIKMDLEGIAPKLEAEIGIPIVVARANGLDYAFTQGEDTVLAAMVNRCDEKPQLEPEAESEAEPKKNGFSRLLNFGQKEEEEATPESEYKEHPPLTLFGSVPDSVETQLSLELKKQGIKVSGWLPSKRFTELPSIEQGNYACGVHPFLSRTATNLMRRRKCKLIGAPFPIGPDGTRAWIEKICSVFNIEPEGLDEREAQIWESVEDYVELVRGKSVFFMGDNLLEISLARFLVRCGMTVHEVGIPYMDKRYQGAELALLEKTCHDMGVGVPRIVEKPDNYHQIERIMAENPDLVITGMAHANPLEARGFSTKWSVEFTFSQIQGFTNTRDLLELVTRPLRRNNNLKELGWSNLVQEEDAKRITV, from the coding sequence ATGAGTGAAGAACAAACAGCCCTAAATTTTGAATGCGAAACTGGTAACTACCATACATTTTGCCCCATTAGCTGTGTAGCGTGGCTCTATCAAAAAATTGAGGATAGTTTCTTTCTTGTCATTGGCACTAAAACCTGTGGCTATTTTCTCCAAAACTCTATGGGGGTGATGATTTTCGCTGAACCCCGTTATGCCATGGCAGAGTTAGAAGAAGGGGATGTTTCTGCGAAGTTAAGTGATTATGATGAGTTGAAGCGGTTGTGTTTGCAGATTAAGCGCGATCGTAATCCCAGTGTCATTGTCTGGATTGGCACTTGCACCACCGAAATTATCAAAATGGACTTAGAGGGAATTGCACCAAAATTAGAAGCAGAAATTGGGATTCCCATTGTTGTAGCCCGTGCAAATGGCTTAGATTATGCCTTTACTCAAGGAGAAGACACCGTTTTGGCTGCAATGGTCAATCGTTGTGATGAAAAACCACAATTAGAACCTGAAGCAGAATCAGAAGCTGAACCCAAGAAAAATGGCTTCTCGCGCTTATTGAATTTTGGGCAAAAAGAAGAGGAAGAAGCGACACCTGAAAGCGAGTATAAGGAACATCCGCCGTTAACCTTATTTGGATCTGTTCCTGATTCTGTGGAAACCCAGTTAAGCCTAGAATTGAAGAAACAGGGAATTAAGGTTTCTGGTTGGTTGCCCTCAAAGCGGTTTACAGAATTACCTAGCATTGAACAAGGCAATTATGCTTGTGGGGTGCATCCCTTCTTAAGTCGTACTGCCACTAATTTAATGCGCCGTCGCAAGTGTAAACTTATTGGTGCGCCCTTCCCCATTGGGCCCGATGGTACTCGCGCTTGGATTGAGAAAATTTGCTCGGTGTTTAATATTGAACCAGAAGGATTAGACGAGCGAGAAGCCCAAATTTGGGAAAGTGTCGAAGATTATGTGGAGTTAGTTCGCGGTAAGTCTGTCTTCTTTATGGGCGATAATCTGTTAGAAATCTCCTTAGCCCGTTTTCTCGTCCGTTGTGGGATGACGGTACATGAAGTGGGGATTCCCTACATGGATAAACGCTATCAAGGGGCAGAATTAGCCTTATTAGAGAAGACTTGCCATGATATGGGCGTAGGTGTGCCTCGAATTGTGGAAAAACCTGATAATTATCATCAAATTGAGCGCATCATGGCGGAAAATCCCGATTTAGTCATTACGGGAATGGCGCACGCTAATCCTCTAGAAGCCCGTGGTTTTAGTACCAAGTGGTCAGTAGAGTTTACTTTCTCGCAAATTCAAGGCTTTACCAATACTCGTGACTTGCTAGAGTTGGTGACTCGTCCTTTACGCCGTAATAATAACCTCAAGGAATTAGGTTGGAGTAACTTGGTGCAGGAAGAAGACGCAAAACGCATTACTGTGTAA